A genomic stretch from Lathyrus oleraceus cultivar Zhongwan6 chromosome 2, CAAS_Psat_ZW6_1.0, whole genome shotgun sequence includes:
- the LOC127121401 gene encoding paired amphipathic helix protein Sin3-like 3: MSKGSHSKEEATSDNAKIYVKEIKAAFKDEKHKFNEFLKAMKDFKKKRISVARMLTRVKKLFEGHRELLLKFNTYLPEEFEITPPSEKPLVDIEYARKYLDKVKTRFQDDPDVYQSFVAILIMYRHKEKSSEEIAQMIFSLFEDQYDLVDGFMEFLP; the protein is encoded by the exons ATGAGCAAG GGATCGCATTCAAAAGAAGAGGCAACAAGTGATAACGCCAAGATTTATGTCAAAGAAATAAAGGCTGCGTTTAAAGATGAGAAGCACAAGTTCAACGAGTTTTTAAAAGCTATGAAAGATTTCAAGAAAAAAAG AATTAGCGTAGCACGTATGCTTACAAGAGTGAAGAAATTGTTTGAAGGGCATCGAGAATTGTTATTGAAATTCAATACATATTTGCCAGAGGAATTTGAGATTACACCTCCATCAGAGAAGCCACTAGTGGATATAGAATATGCTAGAAAATATTTGGACAAGGTGAAG ACTCGATTTCAAGATGATCCTGACGTTTACCAATCGTTTGTAGCTATACTGATTATGTATAGACACAAAGAAAAGAGTAGTGAGGAGATTGCACAAATG ATTTTTTCACTTTTTGAAGACCAATATGATCTCGTTGATGGGTTTATGGAATTTCTTCCATGA